From the Candidatus Cloacimonadota bacterium genome, the window GCAGGACTTTTAAATGTTACAATATCTTCCCGCTGCGGATCTGTAAAAAAATATTTCAATTTATTAGCGATCAGATAATCACCGATGAGAAGACTTTTTTCCATCGATGAAGAAGGGATTTTAAAGTTTTGAAGGGTATAATTTTTTATCGGAAAAACGATCACAAAAGCAAACAAGATCGCTTCTATCCACCCCTGAATTGCTGGAATTTTCCTTTTTACAGGTTTCGGTTTATTTTTTTTGAACATACTCTTTCCTAAAATTTTTTTGGAACTTTCTCCGGAAACAGCGTTATAGTGTCAAGAACAAAACTTTCCGAAGCTTACCCCGAAGATATTCTCACAAATGAGATTCGGAAAGTTACTTCGATCGATCTTTCCGCAAAGTTACACAAGTTCCTTTTGCTTTCTGATCAATTGCCTGATTCCTTTTTTTGCCAACCTTAACATAATTTTCAACTGCTCGTCAGAAA encodes:
- the lepB gene encoding signal peptidase I, encoding MFKKNKPKPVKRKIPAIQGWIEAILFAFVIVFPIKNYTLQNFKIPSSSMEKSLLIGDYLIANKLKYFFTDPQREDIVTFKSPADPTYPQPSENYARLVGPLYWNKEKWGFKWQEKKNVVKRV